In one window of Cryptococcus depauperatus CBS 7841 chromosome 3, complete sequence DNA:
- a CDS encoding protein mgr2, with amino-acid sequence MPPPPQTVAGGSNFDKMKMGAIMGSCVGLTIGFIFGSFSIMRAGPGPRGVVATLSQYMLSSAATFGFFMSIGSVIRTESEHKYILSPMTNKSASDPWRMAWQQAEKRRQTERE; translated from the exons AtgcctcctcctcctcaaACTGTCGCCGGCGGCTCCAACTTTGACAAGA TGAAGATGGGAGCCATAATGGGAA GTTGTGTCGGCTTGACCATTGGTTTTATCTTTGGCTCCTTCTCTATCATGCG TGCCGGTCCTGGACCTCGTGGTGTCGTAGCTACCCTTTCTCAATACATGCTTTCTTCCGCAGCCACTTTTGGCTTCTTTATGTCCATCGGCTCT GTCATCCGAACTGAATCCGAACACAAATACATTCTCTCTCCAATGACAAACAAATCAGCGAGTGATCCTTGGCGGATGGCCTGGCAACAAGccgagaagagaaggcaaACAGAGAGAGAGTAG
- a CDS encoding histone H4: protein MSGRGKGGKGLGKGGAKRHRKVLRDNIQGITKPAIRRLARRGGVKRISGLIYEETRGVLKIFLEHVIRDSVTYTEHAKRKTVTSLDVVYALKRQGRTLYGFGA, encoded by the exons ATGTCTGGTCGAGGAAAAGGCGGTAAGGGTCTTGGCAAGGGTGGTGCCAAACGACACAGGAAGGTTCTTCGTGACAACATTCA GGGTATTACCAAGCCTGCCATTCGACGACTCGCCCGACGAGGTGGTGTCAAGCGCATTTCTGGCTTGATCTATGAGGAGACTCGTGGTGTCCTCAAGATCTTCCTTGAACACGTCATTCGCGACTCTGTCACATACACCGAGCACgccaagaggaagactG TCACTTCTCTTGATGTGGTCTATGCTCTTAAGAGGCAAGGACGAACCCTTTACGGTTTCGGCGCCTAG
- a CDS encoding nascent polypeptide-associated complex subunit alpha — MSIENLHISDDTEQIPAGATVELHSRPERKARKALEGLGLKRVQGIQRVTLRRAKNVLLVVANPEVYKSPGSDCYIIFGEAKLEDPSSAAQLQAQAQLAASSQAAQQAHAQGGFKEGVPQSLEELVAGDESGDTPADSTTAAPSDVKVTDDDIKLIVAQTGADEAKAREAFIAEKGDLINTIMRLS; from the exons ATGTCCATTGAAAACCTTCACATCTCCGACGACACTGAACAGATTCCCGCTGGCGCCACGGTCGAGCTTCACTCTCGTCCCGAGCGGAAAGCTCGCAAGGCTTTGGAAGGCCTCGGTCTTAAACGCGTCCAGGGTATTCAGCGAGTCACTCTTCGACGAGCCAAGAATGTCCTCCTTGTTGTCGCCAACCCCGAAGTTTACAAGTCTCCAGGTAGCGACTGCTACATCATTTTCGGCGAGGCCAAGCTTGAGGACCCTAGCAGCGCTGCCCAGTTACAAGCTCAGGCTCAATTGGCTGCCAGTAGCCAGGCAGCCCAGCAGGCTCATGCCCAGGGTGGTTTCAAAGAGGGTGTGCCTCAGTCTTTGGAGGAATTGGTGGCAGGTGATGA ATCTGGTGACACACCTGCCGACTCTACCACTGCTGCCCCTAGTGATGTCAAGGTTACAGATGACGATATCAAGCTCATCGTTGCTCAAACTGGTGCGGACGAGGCCAAGGCTAGAGAGGCTTTCATCGCAGAGAAGGGTGATTTAATCAATACGA TCATGAGACTTTCATAA